One stretch of Dissulfurimicrobium hydrothermale DNA includes these proteins:
- the dsrB gene encoding dissimilatory-type sulfite reductase subunit beta, whose translation MQNRITDIGPPHYFQFMPPVIQKNYGKWKVHEIIEPGVIKYTSETGDVCFAVRCGSARLITTDLIREVADIADKYCDGSVRWTTRNNIEFHVTSEEKLRALKDDLKGRKFPGGSYKFPIGGTGACVTNIVHTQGWVHCHTPAIDASGVVKSVMDELYDYFGSHKLPAQVRIALACCLNMCGAVHCSDIAILGIHRKPPLIEDERITGVCEIPLAVAACPLGAIKPVTVEVNGEKKKTVRVNEERCMFCGNCYTMCPAMPLADGQGDGIAILVGGKISNRITAPKFSKLIIPYIPNEPPRWPTTVKTVKHILEVYAANANKYERLGEWAERIGWERFFEKCDIPFTDKSIDDYRLAYTTYHTTTQFKWSVHTDNL comes from the coding sequence ATGCAAAACCGTATCACAGACATAGGACCGCCGCACTATTTCCAGTTCATGCCGCCGGTTATCCAAAAGAACTACGGCAAATGGAAGGTGCATGAGATAATAGAACCCGGCGTTATTAAATATACAAGCGAGACAGGGGATGTCTGTTTTGCCGTACGTTGCGGATCCGCCCGTCTGATCACCACCGATCTCATAAGAGAAGTGGCCGATATAGCAGACAAATATTGCGACGGTTCGGTCCGCTGGACCACCCGTAACAATATCGAGTTTCATGTGACCTCCGAAGAAAAGCTGCGTGCCCTAAAAGACGACCTTAAGGGTCGCAAATTCCCTGGCGGGTCATACAAGTTCCCGATAGGCGGCACAGGGGCGTGCGTGACCAACATCGTGCACACCCAGGGCTGGGTGCATTGCCATACGCCGGCCATCGATGCATCGGGCGTAGTAAAATCAGTAATGGATGAGCTCTACGACTACTTCGGCAGCCACAAGCTCCCTGCCCAGGTGAGGATCGCCCTTGCCTGCTGTCTCAATATGTGCGGCGCGGTCCACTGCTCCGATATCGCTATCCTAGGTATCCACCGCAAACCGCCGCTTATTGAAGACGAACGCATCACCGGCGTCTGCGAGATACCTCTTGCCGTTGCAGCCTGCCCTCTCGGTGCCATCAAGCCCGTTACGGTGGAGGTCAATGGTGAGAAGAAAAAGACCGTCAGGGTCAATGAAGAACGCTGCATGTTCTGCGGCAACTGCTACACCATGTGCCCTGCCATGCCGCTTGCAGACGGCCAGGGCGACGGTATTGCAATTTTAGTGGGTGGCAAGATATCAAACCGTATCACCGCCCCGAAATTCTCAAAACTCATCATCCCATATATACCCAATGAGCCGCCGCGTTGGCCGACTACGGTAAAGACGGTAAAACACATCCTTGAAGTCTACGCTGCCAATGCAAATAAATATGAACGGCTGGGTGAATGGGCTGAGAGGATCGGCTGGGAACGCTTCTTTGAGAAATGCGATATCCCGTTCACAGACAAATCAATTGATGATTATCGTTTGGCATACACCACATACCACACAACAACACAGTTCAAGTGGAGTGTGCATACCGATAACCTCTAA
- a CDS encoding dissimilatory sulfite reductase D family protein: protein MAVDKEELKRKLVEYATKKAAFKSKMYIKDLYAAMPEASPREVKNAANELVREGKLEFFSSGSTVMYGVPGFGKGTEEAFE from the coding sequence ATGGCAGTAGATAAAGAAGAACTCAAACGGAAACTCGTAGAGTACGCCACAAAAAAAGCTGCATTCAAGTCAAAGATGTATATAAAAGACCTATATGCAGCGATGCCTGAGGCGTCGCCCCGCGAGGTAAAAAACGCGGCAAACGAACTGGTAAGAGAAGGAAAGCTTGAATTCTTCTCGTCAGGGAGCACCGTAATGTATGGAGTGCCTGGCTTCGGCAAGGGAACCGAAGAGGCCTTCGAGTAG
- a CDS encoding YkgJ family cysteine cluster protein — MNGDNIRTSCIRCGQCCIKGGPTLHQEDVCLLNDGVLQPGDLFTIRAGEPIRDPVKGIIVQTPIELVKIKGVPGSWACKFFDPAAKACNIYENRPLECRVLKCWHPEDSIRLFMHDVLSRSAVIPEGSFLYEVISSYEARFSAAAFIELFTSTIPLGGSAALYKIDEKIDLDNTFRREFIEFFGIEATVMDFFFGRPLKDIAAPLMKKTLKGGYP; from the coding sequence ATGAACGGCGATAACATCAGGACATCATGTATCCGCTGCGGTCAGTGCTGTATAAAGGGCGGTCCGACCCTTCATCAAGAAGATGTCTGCCTTCTTAATGACGGTGTACTGCAACCAGGAGATCTTTTTACTATAAGGGCAGGTGAGCCAATACGTGATCCAGTTAAAGGTATTATAGTTCAGACTCCGATAGAATTGGTGAAGATAAAGGGTGTACCTGGCTCGTGGGCCTGCAAATTCTTCGATCCTGCGGCCAAGGCGTGCAATATCTATGAAAACCGTCCCCTGGAGTGTCGAGTCTTAAAGTGTTGGCATCCAGAGGATTCTATAAGATTATTTATGCACGATGTACTCTCAAGAAGTGCGGTCATACCAGAAGGATCGTTTCTTTATGAGGTCATATCTTCCTATGAGGCGAGATTCTCAGCAGCGGCATTCATTGAATTGTTTACCTCGACGATCCCGTTAGGGGGCAGTGCCGCCCTGTATAAGATCGATGAAAAAATAGACCTTGACAACACCTTCCGCAGGGAATTTATTGAGTTTTTCGGAATAGAGGCGACCGTCATGGATTTTTTCTTTGGAAGGCCTCTCAAGGATATCGCCGCACCTTTAATGAAAAAGACCCTTAAGGGCGGGTACCCTTAA
- a CDS encoding DVU0298 family protein, whose protein sequence is MANFATGGATEARCPLCDRLIVRPKTREPRRFADFEFGVCQCTAVYVHDITGHNLGAAFMEALGFACGDDWDMAWGLMPGEDYEDALLEGYDIESNLVEPTGRTKEGKRVKGVLTFIRLKPDLRDVISRGRGSFGAIDDQTRGVQEKGDRIHGGFQTASARYSKGDVDNLVRDGRIEELSLAAVHDPLVIRKVQRLLYAADIRLRWNAVMALGAVIGRLADDRPSVAGNMVRTLLYACNDSAAANWGAIETLGEVIRLRPGVYGSFIRHLLGLLNDPPSRPAIFWAMGRIGGQHPKLVRSNAFFSIFNFLEDPDPNVRGHAAWALGRIKAAEAASAIERMVMDEETVDLFDGEMLIKTTVGRIAREALSNIYGINGGDKYMDEDAGKIKNGGDPVRSDEAVELYREAAVLMGRGMSLDAILKLEEALKRFEDQGRHVEIANTCEKLADLHVQRGNFKAAIPLYQRAMAICEKGGDDIGKVLLAEKIIDIYRADNEPDKALPYLFFALELVESLGDASRAAFYLTGIGDIYQRQGDIPSAIDAYRLAHKIYSEMGSKERASILQKGLEKLMVS, encoded by the coding sequence ATGGCAAATTTTGCAACTGGCGGTGCAACTGAGGCCAGATGCCCGCTATGTGACAGATTGATAGTCCGCCCCAAGACAAGGGAGCCCAGGAGGTTTGCGGATTTCGAATTCGGGGTCTGCCAATGTACAGCTGTCTATGTGCACGATATAACGGGTCATAATCTAGGCGCAGCCTTTATGGAGGCGCTCGGTTTTGCCTGTGGGGACGATTGGGATATGGCCTGGGGGCTTATGCCAGGGGAGGATTATGAAGACGCCCTGTTGGAGGGTTATGATATCGAGTCCAATCTAGTTGAGCCCACAGGGCGCACAAAAGAAGGGAAACGGGTCAAGGGGGTGTTGACTTTTATCCGCCTGAAGCCTGATCTTAGAGATGTCATCTCAAGGGGCAGGGGTTCCTTCGGTGCAATAGACGATCAAACCAGGGGTGTGCAAGAAAAAGGAGATCGTATTCATGGCGGATTTCAGACAGCCAGCGCAAGATACTCAAAAGGGGATGTTGACAACCTAGTGCGCGATGGGCGCATTGAAGAGCTATCGTTAGCCGCGGTCCACGATCCTCTTGTCATAAGAAAGGTGCAACGCCTTCTCTATGCCGCTGACATCCGTTTGAGATGGAATGCTGTTATGGCGCTTGGAGCTGTGATAGGACGCTTGGCAGACGATCGTCCTTCTGTCGCAGGCAATATGGTGCGCACGCTTTTGTACGCATGCAATGACTCTGCTGCTGCCAATTGGGGCGCGATAGAGACGTTGGGCGAGGTCATAAGGCTCAGGCCGGGCGTTTATGGTTCATTTATAAGGCACCTGCTCGGACTTCTGAATGACCCGCCGTCCAGACCTGCGATCTTTTGGGCCATGGGACGTATCGGCGGCCAGCACCCCAAGCTTGTAAGGTCCAACGCCTTTTTCTCGATCTTTAATTTTCTTGAAGATCCAGATCCAAACGTGCGCGGCCATGCTGCATGGGCGCTTGGTCGGATTAAGGCCGCAGAGGCTGCATCGGCCATTGAAAGGATGGTAATGGACGAGGAGACAGTCGATCTCTTTGACGGCGAGATGCTTATCAAGACCACAGTCGGTCGTATCGCAAGGGAGGCCTTGTCGAATATATATGGTATTAATGGGGGTGATAAATATATGGATGAAGACGCGGGTAAAATAAAAAACGGCGGCGATCCTGTCCGTTCGGACGAGGCTGTTGAGCTTTATAGGGAGGCTGCCGTGCTGATGGGCAGAGGGATGTCACTTGATGCCATTTTAAAGCTTGAAGAGGCATTGAAGAGATTCGAAGACCAAGGTAGACATGTTGAAATAGCAAATACATGTGAGAAGCTTGCTGATCTTCACGTACAGCGGGGAAACTTCAAGGCCGCCATACCCCTTTATCAGAGGGCCATGGCCATATGTGAAAAGGGAGGCGATGATATAGGCAAGGTCTTGCTTGCAGAGAAGATAATAGATATTTACAGGGCTGATAACGAACCGGATAAGGCCTTGCCCTATCTTTTCTTTGCCCTTGAATTGGTCGAATCGCTCGGCGACGCCTCCCGTGCCGCATTCTATCTAACAGGCATAGGCGATATATATCAGAGGCAGGGTGACATCCCAAGTGCAATTGATGCGTATAGGCTTGCGCACAAGATCTACAGCGAAATGGGATCAAAGGAGCGTGCATCTATACTTCAAAAGGGCCTTGAAAAGTTGATGGTCTCGTAA
- a CDS encoding tetratricopeptide repeat protein, whose amino-acid sequence MAMPPVSSGETHDIIQTLEGEFEKNPRSVIAAHRLGLSYWRSGRFEDAVRAFRHALEIDPLSFEIRVNLGSLYFQMGEFDKGIEENKKALEAYPMSAEALANIGSAYIQLKNWDEAAHYLTRALEINSDMVTVWTNLVTVYIEKDELDKAISAGKKAVSLAPSFGLAHNNLAVAYYNKGDYKSAMGHLEEACRYGYPVHQQFVELVSEKARTQRG is encoded by the coding sequence ATGGCAATGCCCCCTGTTTCATCCGGTGAGACACATGATATCATACAGACCCTTGAAGGGGAATTCGAAAAGAATCCAAGGTCGGTGATCGCCGCCCACAGGCTCGGCCTTAGCTATTGGCGTTCAGGCAGGTTCGAAGACGCTGTCAGGGCCTTCAGGCATGCGCTTGAGATAGATCCATTGTCCTTTGAGATAAGGGTCAACCTTGGTTCCCTGTATTTTCAGATGGGGGAATTTGATAAGGGGATAGAGGAAAACAAAAAGGCCCTAGAGGCGTACCCGATGTCTGCAGAGGCGCTGGCAAACATAGGTTCTGCATATATTCAGCTAAAAAATTGGGATGAAGCTGCGCATTATTTGACAAGGGCCCTGGAAATCAACTCTGATATGGTTACGGTCTGGACGAACCTTGTTACGGTCTATATCGAGAAAGATGAGCTGGACAAGGCGATAAGCGCCGGCAAGAAGGCCGTTAGTCTGGCCCCTTCTTTTGGCCTTGCACATAATAACCTTGCCGTAGCGTATTATAATAAAGGTGATTACAAGTCAGCCATGGGGCACCTCGAAGAGGCGTGCAGATACGGCTATCCTGTCCATCAGCAGTTTGTGGAGCTGGTCTCTGAGAAGGCCAGGACGCAACGAGGATAG
- a CDS encoding B12-binding domain-containing radical SAM protein, whose amino-acid sequence MKVLLIYPHFLDQRVIDYDIRAVPIGLYYIGAVLKERGIDVEILNFHEIKGQVEIYEKILQEKQPDIIGFSIFHANRWGGIDMARVAKRLFPDIKVVFGGPGATFLWRHILENYPEVDFVIKGEGEITFLRLIERIEYGKAHGGLGDIKGLAFRCDGNAISTGDQKFIEDIDMLPNPARYFTFEHVVSSRGCPWNCTFCGSPRFWKRRVRFHSPDYFVEQLSLLYEKGVRFFYFSDDTFTLDKIRVIQICKKILELALDIRWVAISRVDYVDENVLYWMRRAGCIQISYGVESGSAEIRNRLNKDIKLQDIKRAFTLTTSYGILARAYFIYGCPGETQQTIQETIDLIDEIKPLSIIFYILDLFPGTRLYEDFVKKTGVSDDIWLNRIEDIMYFEIDHSLTAEDILSFGRRLRSHFYGNLHNYALNVELKDDPGLYSLHADFLSRLAMTFSHGDYSKIDQVLEKDSVAAVLFERALGYHPNHRAYLGLSALKQREGDLKGSIRVALEGLVHFPGSEDLSLCIATSMMNLGRYEDALLYLAPFKDSDRFSGYIDLCRKALGNGL is encoded by the coding sequence ATGAAGGTACTGCTCATCTATCCACATTTTCTCGATCAAAGGGTTATTGATTATGACATAAGAGCCGTTCCTATAGGGCTTTATTATATCGGTGCGGTCTTGAAGGAAAGGGGTATCGATGTCGAGATATTGAATTTCCATGAGATAAAAGGCCAAGTTGAAATATATGAAAAGATTTTGCAGGAAAAGCAGCCTGACATCATCGGATTTTCGATATTTCATGCCAACAGATGGGGCGGTATCGATATGGCTAGGGTGGCAAAGAGGCTCTTCCCGGATATAAAGGTTGTATTCGGCGGTCCTGGCGCAACATTTTTATGGAGGCATATCCTTGAAAACTATCCAGAGGTCGATTTTGTGATCAAGGGTGAGGGTGAGATTACGTTTTTGCGCCTGATCGAGAGGATTGAATATGGAAAGGCGCATGGCGGACTGGGAGACATAAAAGGTTTGGCCTTTCGTTGTGACGGCAATGCCATCAGCACTGGTGATCAAAAATTTATTGAGGATATAGACATGCTGCCGAACCCTGCAAGATATTTTACATTCGAGCATGTTGTCTCCTCTAGGGGGTGTCCATGGAACTGCACCTTTTGCGGCTCACCTAGGTTTTGGAAGAGAAGGGTAAGGTTTCATTCGCCCGATTATTTTGTGGAGCAGCTGTCGCTTTTGTATGAAAAAGGGGTCCGTTTTTTCTATTTTTCCGATGACACATTTACCCTTGACAAGATCAGGGTGATCCAGATCTGTAAAAAGATATTGGAATTAGCTCTTGATATCAGATGGGTTGCGATATCAAGGGTGGATTACGTAGATGAAAACGTACTTTATTGGATGAGAAGAGCGGGCTGTATACAGATAAGTTACGGCGTAGAGAGCGGTTCGGCTGAAATAAGAAATAGACTCAATAAAGACATAAAGTTGCAAGACATAAAAAGGGCTTTTACCCTGACGACAAGTTACGGTATACTGGCTAGGGCCTATTTTATTTATGGCTGTCCTGGTGAGACGCAGCAGACCATCCAGGAGACGATAGACCTGATTGATGAGATTAAGCCGCTTAGCATAATCTTTTATATCCTTGATCTGTTTCCTGGTACCAGGCTTTATGAGGATTTTGTAAAAAAGACAGGGGTGTCGGATGATATATGGTTAAACCGTATTGAAGATATAATGTATTTCGAGATCGACCATAGCCTTACAGCAGAAGACATATTGTCGTTCGGCAGGCGTTTGAGATCCCATTTTTACGGCAATCTCCACAATTATGCATTGAATGTTGAATTAAAAGATGATCCGGGCCTTTATTCACTCCATGCCGATTTTTTATCCAGGTTGGCCATGACCTTCAGTCATGGCGATTATTCAAAGATCGATCAGGTGTTAGAAAAAGACAGTGTTGCAGCCGTTCTTTTTGAACGTGCGCTGGGCTACCACCCTAATCACAGGGCATATCTTGGGCTGTCTGCGCTCAAACAAAGGGAGGGTGACCTTAAGGGTTCCATAAGGGTTGCATTGGAGGGCCTGGTTCATTTCCCAGGCTCTGAAGACCTGAGTCTATGTATTGCGACAAGCATGATGAATCTTGGAAGATATGAAGACGCCCTTTTGTACCTGGCCCCATTTAAGGACTCTGACAGATTCAGTGGTTATATCGATTTGTGTCGCAAGGCTTTGGGCAATGGGTTATAG
- the dsrP gene encoding sulfate reduction electron transfer complex DsrMKJOP subunit DsrP, whose protein sequence is MLEKALVGSQRYWGWIIFLLAVIGVGFACWIYQLNYGLGITGMSRDISWGVYIAQFTYFVGVAAGAVMLVIPKYLHHYQKYANIVIFGEFLAIAAVVMCLLFIIVDIGQPQRMLNVLFYPTPNSILFWDMIVLNGYLAINIIVGWNSLLAERKHVPPPAWIKPFIYLSIPWAISIHTVTAFLYAGLPGRHLWLTAIMAPRFLASAFAAGPSLLILLLLLVKKLTRFEPGEEAIQSVAKTVCYAQIANMFFLALEFFTAFYSNIPGHMSGLKYLFFGLDGYHELVPWMWTSITFGLFGILLLLIPPLRRNHTFLVVACASIFFSTWVDKGVGLVIGGFIPNPLEQVTEYHPTFPEIAIATAIWAIGALILTILYKVVVSVRQENA, encoded by the coding sequence ATGCTAGAAAAGGCATTGGTTGGAAGTCAAAGGTATTGGGGTTGGATCATATTCCTGCTCGCAGTTATAGGTGTCGGGTTTGCGTGTTGGATATACCAGCTGAATTACGGTCTGGGCATTACGGGCATGAGCCGCGATATCTCATGGGGCGTCTATATAGCCCAGTTCACCTACTTCGTCGGCGTGGCAGCGGGTGCAGTTATGCTGGTAATCCCTAAATACCTCCATCACTATCAAAAATATGCAAATATAGTCATATTTGGTGAATTCTTGGCGATTGCTGCGGTTGTTATGTGTCTGCTTTTTATAATTGTGGATATAGGACAGCCTCAACGTATGCTTAACGTCTTGTTTTATCCCACACCGAACTCGATACTTTTTTGGGATATGATCGTCTTAAATGGTTATTTGGCCATCAATATAATAGTCGGGTGGAACAGCCTGCTCGCCGAGCGTAAACATGTCCCGCCTCCAGCGTGGATTAAACCGTTTATATATCTATCCATCCCATGGGCGATCAGTATACATACTGTTACAGCCTTTTTATATGCAGGTCTTCCAGGTCGCCATCTGTGGTTGACAGCAATCATGGCCCCTAGATTTTTGGCGTCCGCTTTCGCAGCCGGGCCTTCCCTACTTATACTTCTTTTGCTTTTAGTCAAGAAACTGACAAGATTTGAGCCTGGAGAAGAGGCTATCCAGTCTGTCGCCAAGACCGTGTGCTATGCGCAGATAGCCAATATGTTCTTTCTGGCGCTGGAATTCTTTACAGCATTTTACAGCAACATACCGGGCCATATGAGCGGCCTAAAGTACCTCTTTTTTGGCCTTGACGGCTATCATGAGCTCGTGCCCTGGATGTGGACATCCATAACCTTCGGGCTTTTTGGCATCTTGCTCCTGCTTATACCGCCGCTTCGTAGAAATCATACGTTTCTTGTTGTGGCGTGTGCATCTATATTCTTTTCGACATGGGTCGATAAGGGTGTAGGTCTTGTGATTGGTGGTTTTATACCAAACCCATTGGAACAGGTCACTGAATACCACCCCACATTTCCCGAGATAGCCATTGCAACAGCTATATGGGCGATAGGCGCCTTGATCCTTACCATTCTATACAAAGTTGTCGTGTCTGTGAGGCAGGAAAACGCGTAA
- the dsrO gene encoding sulfate reduction electron transfer complex DsrMKJOP subunit DsrO: MSMDRREFIKIAGISALLGITGKGAFELLRPGDLDAFEGQEGGAGLRKEDLPKIRWGMTIDVKKCDGQVVQKVRGVCDYLHNIPHFNNKKDEVKWIWGDTYEHAFADGANEYIDDAIKELPFLLLCNHCDHPPCVRVCPTRATFKRPDGIVAMDYHRCIGCRFCMAACPFGSRSFNWRDPREGLKGRKLNPEFPTRMRGVVEKCNFCVERIDKGQIPACAEAAPEVMTFGNLADPNSNIRQVLRVRTSLRRKIELGTEPFVFYLV; encoded by the coding sequence ATGAGCATGGACAGGAGAGAATTCATCAAGATAGCCGGGATCTCCGCCCTGTTGGGTATCACGGGCAAAGGTGCGTTTGAACTGCTTCGTCCGGGTGATCTGGATGCCTTTGAAGGACAAGAGGGTGGGGCTGGACTGCGAAAAGAAGATTTGCCCAAGATCAGGTGGGGCATGACTATTGATGTAAAGAAATGTGACGGTCAAGTAGTGCAAAAGGTGAGGGGGGTCTGCGATTACCTCCATAACATCCCTCATTTCAATAACAAAAAGGACGAGGTCAAATGGATATGGGGGGATACGTATGAGCATGCCTTTGCCGACGGCGCAAACGAATATATAGACGACGCTATAAAAGAGCTGCCGTTTTTGCTTTTATGCAATCACTGCGACCATCCGCCCTGTGTAAGGGTATGTCCTACGAGGGCGACGTTCAAAAGGCCCGACGGTATAGTTGCGATGGACTATCATCGGTGTATAGGCTGCCGTTTCTGTATGGCTGCATGTCCTTTCGGTTCGCGCAGTTTCAATTGGCGTGATCCAAGGGAAGGATTGAAAGGGAGGAAGTTGAATCCGGAATTTCCGACCAGGATGCGTGGTGTTGTCGAGAAGTGTAACTTCTGCGTGGAAAGGATAGACAAGGGTCAGATACCAGCCTGTGCCGAGGCGGCGCCTGAGGTTATGACATTCGGCAATCTTGCTGATCCGAATTCCAACATAAGACAGGTTCTTCGGGTAAGGACCTCTCTTAGGCGTAAGATAGAGTTGGGCACAGAGCCGTTTGTATTCTATTTGGTGTGA
- the dsrJ gene encoding sulfate reduction electron transfer complex DsrMKJOP subunit DsrJ, translating to MYDANKIIPGLVIFVGLMTVPIWSAMGRVVPPPKPKLDTPVIRELAEKKCVEGKEFMKSSHMQFLITWRDEALRKGKRVYINSRGQKYYVSLQNTCMKCHSNKKEFCDRCHNYAGVEDPYCWECHLAPRDAKGNEL from the coding sequence ATGTATGATGCAAACAAGATAATCCCTGGCCTTGTGATATTTGTAGGTCTCATGACCGTTCCGATCTGGTCGGCAATGGGCAGAGTCGTGCCACCTCCTAAGCCGAAGCTTGATACACCGGTTATACGAGAACTTGCTGAGAAGAAGTGTGTAGAAGGCAAGGAGTTTATGAAGTCGTCGCATATGCAGTTTCTGATAACATGGCGGGATGAGGCCCTTAGAAAGGGTAAACGTGTTTATATAAACAGTAGAGGCCAAAAATACTACGTAAGCCTGCAGAATACCTGCATGAAGTGTCATTCCAACAAAAAGGAATTCTGCGACAGGTGTCATAATTACGCAGGGGTTGAAGACCCATATTGCTGGGAATGTCATCTTGCGCCAAGGGATGCAAAAGGAAACGAATTATGA
- the dsrK gene encoding sulfate reduction electron transfer complex DsrMKJOP subunit DsrK has protein sequence MAKDLIPQEMLRIDYNPPKTGWMDTPVKIKPGIYCHPAKPEKIADVGMPNPHHWNPLDEDWNLPENWQQIFFDGMRERLDKHRSFKIFMDICVRCGACADKCHFFLGSGDPKNMPVVRAELLRSIYRKEFTTAGKILGRLAGGRELTASVIKELWYYFFQCTECRRCSLFCPYGIDTAEVTIIGRELLNLLGLNINWIQEPVSNCYHIGNHLGLKPHTFKENIEFLCDDIETYVGIRINPTFNRKGAEILFVTPSGDVFADPGIYTLMGYLMIFEHIGLDYTWSTYASESGNFGFFTSFEMAKRLNAKIYAEAKRLGVKWILGGECGHMWRVIHQYMDTFNGPADFLEEPVSPITGTRFENAKSTKMVHITEFTADLIKNNKLKLDKNRNNHLKVTFHDSCNPSRAMGILEEPRYVIKNVCNYFYDMPDTTIREQTFCCGSGAGLNASENMEIRLRGGLPRANAVKYVHEKHGVNTLACICAIDRAVLPASMEYWVPGVKVAGVSELVANALIMEGEGDRTMNLRGEEIPKGEEGSDV, from the coding sequence ATGGCTAAGGATCTAATACCGCAAGAGATGCTGAGAATTGACTACAATCCGCCTAAGACGGGTTGGATGGATACCCCTGTTAAGATAAAGCCTGGTATCTATTGTCATCCCGCCAAACCGGAAAAGATAGCAGATGTCGGGATGCCCAACCCCCATCATTGGAATCCTCTTGATGAAGACTGGAACTTGCCGGAGAACTGGCAGCAGATATTCTTCGACGGTATGAGGGAGAGGCTGGATAAACACCGTTCCTTTAAGATATTTATGGATATCTGTGTAAGGTGCGGCGCCTGTGCGGATAAATGTCACTTTTTTCTTGGTTCCGGTGACCCGAAGAATATGCCGGTGGTCAGGGCCGAGCTGTTGAGATCCATCTACAGAAAGGAATTCACAACGGCCGGTAAGATACTGGGCAGGCTTGCTGGCGGTAGGGAGCTTACAGCCTCTGTGATCAAGGAATTGTGGTATTATTTTTTCCAGTGCACAGAGTGCCGGCGTTGCTCCTTATTCTGCCCGTACGGTATTGATACGGCGGAGGTCACTATTATAGGGCGTGAACTCTTGAACCTTCTCGGTCTCAATATCAACTGGATCCAGGAGCCTGTTTCAAACTGCTATCATATCGGCAATCACCTTGGTCTGAAGCCACATACATTTAAGGAAAATATTGAATTCCTTTGTGACGATATCGAGACCTATGTCGGTATCCGGATAAATCCCACGTTTAACAGAAAAGGGGCAGAGATACTCTTTGTCACGCCCTCGGGCGATGTCTTCGCCGATCCGGGTATCTATACGCTCATGGGTTATTTGATGATCTTCGAACATATAGGTCTTGATTACACATGGAGTACCTATGCATCCGAGAGCGGTAATTTCGGCTTCTTTACGTCTTTTGAGATGGCCAAACGCCTCAATGCAAAGATATATGCAGAGGCCAAAAGACTTGGTGTGAAGTGGATACTGGGCGGGGAGTGCGGGCATATGTGGCGCGTAATTCATCAGTACATGGATACCTTCAACGGCCCGGCCGACTTCCTGGAGGAGCCTGTCTCACCGATTACCGGGACGAGGTTTGAAAACGCGAAGTCCACAAAGATGGTTCACATCACCGAATTTACAGCTGATCTTATCAAGAACAACAAGCTCAAGTTAGACAAGAACCGCAATAACCATCTGAAGGTAACATTCCACGATTCATGCAATCCCTCAAGGGCCATGGGCATCCTGGAAGAGCCCCGTTATGTGATAAAGAATGTCTGCAACTATTTCTATGACATGCCGGATACAACTATCAGGGAACAGACCTTCTGTTGCGGTAGTGGGGCTGGTCTTAATGCGAGCGAAAATATGGAGATCAGGTTGAGGGGCGGGCTTCCGAGGGCCAATGCTGTTAAGTATGTTCATGAAAAGCATGGTGTAAATACGCTTGCATGTATCTGCGCTATCGATAGAGCAGTGCTTCCAGCCTCGATGGAATATTGGGTGCCAGGCGTCAAGGTAGCAGGTGTGTCGGAATTAGTAGCGAACGCACTGATAATGGAGGGCGAAGGGGACAGGACTATGAATCTGCGAGGGGAAGAAATCCCGAAAGGGGAGGAAGGCAGCGATGTATGA